The proteins below come from a single Rhodococcus sp. WMMA185 genomic window:
- a CDS encoding alanine/glycine:cation symporter family protein, whose protein sequence is MDAAVDAVTSVNDIYWYGVIILIVGFGLYFTVHSRFVQIRLIPDMLRSITERAETLPDGTKGISSFRAFSISAGSRVGTGNIVGVSVAISVGGPGAVFWMWVMAIIGAATAFVESTLAQLYKVRDRDGFRGGPAYYMQHGLGRRWMGMIFAVVITLTYGFVFNAVQSNSIVDAASTSIGSEGLGWEALIGVLVAVLTAAVIFGGVRRISGVTEVVVPLVAGAYIVLALVVVALNISEVPRMFELIVGNAFGFREAVSGGFAAAFIQGIRRGLFSNEAGMGSAPNAGATAAVSHPVKQGLVQSLGVYFDTLLVCSMTAFIILLSDPDYGTKAGASLTQNALAAQLGGWTVHFLAIAIFFLAFTSVIGNYYYGEANIEFLTESRRVLQFFRALVVVCVFAGAMGSLPLVWEMADLFMGVMATVNLLALMPLGGVAFALFAHYSRQKAQGIDPIFHRSDLPEVRGVQVWEDSDTHGRAVEVG, encoded by the coding sequence ATGGATGCGGCTGTGGATGCGGTCACGAGCGTCAACGACATCTACTGGTACGGCGTGATCATATTGATCGTAGGCTTCGGCCTGTATTTCACCGTTCATTCGCGGTTCGTGCAGATCCGATTGATACCCGACATGCTGCGCTCGATCACCGAGCGCGCCGAGACGCTCCCCGACGGCACCAAGGGGATCTCGTCATTTCGTGCGTTCTCGATCTCGGCCGGGTCCCGCGTCGGTACCGGCAACATTGTCGGGGTCAGCGTCGCAATCAGCGTGGGTGGGCCGGGGGCTGTCTTCTGGATGTGGGTGATGGCGATCATCGGTGCGGCGACCGCGTTCGTGGAGTCGACCCTCGCGCAGCTGTACAAAGTGCGCGACCGTGACGGATTCCGTGGCGGTCCAGCCTATTACATGCAGCACGGGTTGGGACGCCGTTGGATGGGGATGATTTTCGCGGTCGTCATCACGCTCACCTACGGCTTCGTCTTCAACGCGGTGCAATCCAACTCGATCGTCGACGCGGCCTCGACATCGATCGGGTCGGAGGGCCTTGGCTGGGAGGCGTTGATCGGGGTGCTGGTCGCGGTGCTGACCGCGGCCGTGATCTTCGGCGGGGTGCGCCGGATCTCAGGTGTCACGGAGGTCGTGGTGCCCCTGGTCGCCGGTGCATATATCGTCCTGGCGCTGGTGGTCGTCGCACTCAACATCAGTGAGGTTCCGCGGATGTTCGAGTTGATCGTCGGGAATGCGTTCGGTTTCAGGGAAGCCGTGAGCGGTGGTTTTGCGGCTGCGTTCATCCAGGGCATCCGCCGCGGCCTGTTCTCCAATGAGGCCGGAATGGGTTCCGCGCCGAATGCCGGTGCCACCGCAGCAGTTTCACATCCCGTCAAGCAGGGGTTGGTGCAGAGCCTCGGCGTCTACTTCGACACCCTGCTGGTCTGCTCGATGACGGCGTTCATCATCTTGCTGTCGGACCCCGACTACGGAACCAAGGCCGGAGCCTCACTCACCCAGAACGCGCTGGCCGCCCAACTGGGTGGCTGGACCGTGCACTTCCTCGCGATCGCCATTTTCTTCCTGGCCTTTACCTCGGTCATCGGCAACTACTACTACGGTGAGGCCAACATCGAGTTCCTCACCGAGTCTCGACGCGTACTGCAGTTCTTCCGGGCTTTGGTCGTGGTGTGCGTGTTCGCCGGCGCCATGGGATCGCTTCCTCTCGTGTGGGAAATGGCCGATCTTTTCATGGGCGTGATGGCCACGGTCAACCTCTTGGCGCTGATGCCGCTCGGGGGTGTGGCGTTCGCGTTGTTTGCGCACTATTCGCGTCAGAAGGCGCAGGGAATCGATCCGATATTCCATCGATCCGATTTGCCGGAGGTACGTGGCGTGCAGGTGTGGGAGGATTCCGACACGCATGGCAGGGCGGTGGAGGTCGGCTGA
- the ftsY gene encoding signal recognition particle-docking protein FtsY, with protein MGNVTTGAWIALAAVLAVLLVALVVGSVLYRRRQISLKAPEKPELGAPEKDRSGGYQAGGGFNFSQGPTATAPPREPAPPKPVEPEPPVVPAPPVEAKPPVEAEPEVEPKPSVGAEPEVTAPEAVAPEFVAPEVEAPEPAAPAEPVTYEPVVAPEVVPEVEAEPEPAPPVPALDEIAPTEGRLDRLRGRLSRSQSAVGKSLLGLLGGGDLDEDSWEEVEDTLLIADLGTATTTKIVTSLREQMVSRGVRTEAEARALLREVLITELRPELDRSIRALPHDDSPAVLLVVGVNGTGKTTTTGKLARVLVADGRRVLLGAADTFRAAAADQLQTWAERVGAEVVRGKEAADPAAVAFDSVSKGIDSGVDVVLIDTAGRLHTKTGLMDELGKVKRVVEKKASVDDVLLVLDATIGQNGLAQARVFAEVVDITGVVLTKLDGTAKGGIVFQVQHELGVPVKLVGLGEGADDLAPFEPEAFVDALLG; from the coding sequence ATGGGCAATGTGACTACTGGAGCCTGGATCGCCCTCGCGGCCGTATTGGCCGTACTGCTCGTCGCCCTCGTCGTCGGGTCGGTGTTGTACCGACGTCGGCAGATCTCGCTGAAAGCGCCCGAGAAGCCGGAGCTCGGTGCTCCCGAGAAGGACCGGTCTGGCGGCTATCAGGCGGGCGGCGGGTTCAACTTCAGCCAAGGGCCCACCGCCACAGCTCCGCCGCGTGAGCCGGCGCCGCCGAAGCCGGTCGAGCCCGAGCCTCCAGTCGTGCCGGCGCCACCGGTCGAGGCGAAGCCACCGGTAGAAGCGGAGCCGGAGGTCGAACCGAAGCCATCTGTCGGGGCGGAGCCGGAGGTCACAGCGCCCGAGGCTGTGGCGCCCGAGTTTGTGGCGCCCGAGGTCGAGGCCCCAGAGCCTGCCGCCCCCGCGGAACCGGTCACCTACGAACCTGTCGTCGCACCCGAGGTGGTTCCCGAGGTCGAGGCCGAACCCGAACCGGCTCCTCCCGTCCCCGCTCTGGACGAGATTGCTCCCACGGAGGGGCGCCTCGACCGCCTGCGTGGGCGGCTGTCCCGTTCACAGTCCGCGGTCGGCAAGAGTCTGCTGGGGCTCCTGGGCGGCGGCGACCTCGACGAAGACTCCTGGGAAGAGGTGGAAGACACTCTCCTCATCGCCGATCTCGGTACAGCGACCACCACCAAGATCGTCACGTCGCTGCGAGAGCAGATGGTGTCGCGGGGTGTCCGTACCGAAGCCGAAGCCCGCGCGTTGCTGCGCGAGGTCCTGATCACAGAGTTGCGCCCTGAACTCGATCGTTCAATTCGGGCCCTCCCACACGACGACTCCCCGGCGGTCCTGCTCGTCGTCGGGGTGAACGGCACCGGCAAGACCACCACAACCGGCAAGCTCGCGCGCGTTCTCGTCGCGGACGGCAGGCGGGTGCTGCTCGGCGCCGCCGACACGTTCCGCGCCGCTGCTGCGGATCAACTTCAGACGTGGGCCGAGCGCGTGGGCGCCGAAGTGGTCCGGGGCAAGGAAGCAGCGGACCCGGCGGCCGTCGCGTTCGACTCCGTGTCCAAGGGAATCGACAGCGGCGTCGACGTCGTGCTGATCGACACCGCGGGCCGCCTGCACACCAAGACGGGGTTGATGGACGAACTCGGCAAGGTCAAGCGGGTGGTCGAGAAGAAGGCCTCCGTCGACGACGTCCTGCTGGTCCTCGACGCGACGATCGGCCAGAACGGCCTGGCCCAGGCGCGCGTATTCGCCGAGGTCGTCGACATCACGGGTGTGGTGCTCACCAAACTCGACGGCACGGCCAAGGGCGGCATCGTCTTCCAGGTCCAGCACGAGCTGGGTGTGCCGGTGAAACTGGTCGGCCTCGGTGAGGGCGCGGACGACCTCGCACCGTTCGAGCCGGAGGCGTTCGTCGACGCGCTGCTCGGCTGA